A window of Variovorax sp. HW608 genomic DNA:
ACTGCTCGGCCTGTTCGGCCAGGACCGGCTCCTCGATGAAGAGCGGGCGAAACGGCTCCAGTTCCTTGATGAGCACCGCGGCCATCGGCGCCGCGACGCGGCCGTGGAAGTCGAGCCCGAACTCGATGCTGTTGCCGAAGGTCTCGCGGATCTCGGCAACCACCTTGACGGCGGCGTCCACCGCCTTGCTGCTGTCGACGAGCCCCATCTTCTCGCAGCCGTTGAGCTTGAAGGTGTCGAATCCGGCTTCCTGCAGCTTTCGGATGCCGGCGACGACGTTCGCCGGACGGTCGCCGCCGACCCAGCTGTACATCTTCATGCGGTCGCGCACCAGCCCGCCCAGCAGTTGGTAGACCGGCACGCCGAGCACCTTGCCCTTGATGTCCCACAGGGCCTGGTCGATGCCGGCGATGGCGCTCATGAGGATCGGCCCGCCGCGGTAGAAGCCGCCGCGGTACATCGTCTGCCACAGGTCGTTGATGCGCGCCGGGTCTTGCCCGACGATGCAATCGGACAGCTCGTGCACCGCAGCCTCCACGCTGCGTGCACGCCCTTCGATGACCGGCTCGCCCCAGCCGGACACGCCTTCGTCGGTATCGATCTTGAGGAACATCCATCGCGGCGCGAGCCTGTAGGTGGTCAGGCGGGTGACTTTCATCGAGGGTGTCTCTGGTTGTTGGAGGAGTTGGCTCCGGGCGCCCTCTTCACGACGCCGACCTTGAACCACGGCGAAAGAATATCGTGATATTTCAC
This region includes:
- the dgoD gene encoding galactonate dehydratase; this translates as MKVTRLTTYRLAPRWMFLKIDTDEGVSGWGEPVIEGRARSVEAAVHELSDCIVGQDPARINDLWQTMYRGGFYRGGPILMSAIAGIDQALWDIKGKVLGVPVYQLLGGLVRDRMKMYSWVGGDRPANVVAGIRKLQEAGFDTFKLNGCEKMGLVDSSKAVDAAVKVVAEIRETFGNSIEFGLDFHGRVAAPMAAVLIKELEPFRPLFIEEPVLAEQAEQYPRLAAKTSIPLAAGERMFSRFEFKRVFAAGGISIAQPDLSHAGGITECHKIASMAEAHDIGLAPHCPLGPLALASSLHVDFVSRNAVLQEQSMGIHYNEGAELLDYVLNKEDFSFHDGHMLPPTKPGLGVVVNEELVIERSKSAPDWRNPIWRHEDGAIAEW